Genomic DNA from Heteronotia binoei isolate CCM8104 ecotype False Entrance Well chromosome 8, APGP_CSIRO_Hbin_v1, whole genome shotgun sequence:
TGTGCTGTGTGGAATTTTGTGTTGCAAGTATGAACTGAACAATAGTTGCATTGGCAACATGACCACAATGAAAAACCCCCTTTGTGTAGATCAATCAATGGTTGCTCAAATTAGATCAAAGGTGGTTTGCGAAAgtgtttaggggggggggggagatgaggaaACAATGAAATGTCAACAAATGGAAAACAACTTTGTGAGAAGTTCTGAGAAAAATCATCTGAAGTTCAACACCAAAACCACAGGAAAACCTCTCTGTGGAAAGGCCCTTAAATATGCATGGGACTCTTTCTCTCTTTGATATATACTCCAAGAATTCCCGCAAGCATAAAGCCCACAGTCGAGTTCAGCAGTTCACTTTCCATTTCTATTAATAATACTTATTATGactataattgtaattgtaaaggTAATTGTAATTACACTTGTCTAAAGCTTTTCAACTTTAaactaaaggtaaaaggtaaaggtagcaccagtcatttttgactctggagtgacgttgctttcacaacattttcacggcagacttttttaacagggtggtttgccattgccttccccagtcatctacactcccccccccccccagcaagctgggtattcattttactgacctcggaaggatggaagggctgagtcaacctggagccagctacctgaacccaacttccgttggaatcaaactcaggtcatgagcagagggctccgactgcagtactgcagctttaccactctgcaccacagggctcatcAACTTTAAACTACTTTCCTACAAATTTCATTTCACGGCATATCTCCTGAGTTTCTGTTCATAAATGTAATTTGGTCATAAACAGCAAAGAAGGGCTCAGCATTAAATACAAGGCATGTGACATGTAGAACCTCTCTCCTGTACATCCTGCATTAATCTAGAATAGGTTTGTGCTAAACTCAAATCACCACTGTGGGCTAGAATCTTTATTTTTTCATAGTCTATAGTAATCATGGTAAATTCGACAATTTCACCATTCTTTTAATTACCTTGATTGTGATTTGAACAGGGGTGGATAACTAAAACATGTTCATAATACCAAATGGGTAGCTATGGTGATAGAGTGCAGCAGTTATCAGGCTTCCACATGGTAAGTTTACTTGCAGTTTCCCTGCCCCATTTCCCCATCAACagccattcctccctccccctcacatCACCAGgtcatttttaattattattattttaaaatggctATTTACCATACTTTTGTtgtaaccaggccttgaattcagcagcagctcacaggaacacagctcctgaacctttctgacagtccccctcctccccaccacacGTACCTAACTTGTctattgaacagtaggtgcagctgcataacaatacctggatgagctccaccacctatttatctaaaaaatgacccctggttgtaaCATTAGAATAATATGTGTATCATGTTcactgaattcctagctttcaggtttttaaaaataaaatatctagCTTCTTTCCCTACAAGGATATACCTTttcctttatatctctgcaatgaaaGGTGCTActtaattttgtaaaaaaattaaacGTGGGAATTCAGATTGTTATAATATTATAACAGTCAACTGCCAATTAAAGCACTGGCTGCCAAAGGGGCAGATACAAGAAAAATAGCAGCATGTGAATGGGACCAGGAAAACCTAAACATTCCCACTCCACACAGCAACTATCCAGGGTTTGCGGTGACTTTTCCCTAAATTTTGCAGCAAACTAAATTTTGGAAATATtggagaaaagtgggggggggggagatctggaACGTGCCTGAATACACCATAATGTTGAGGGAAACAGGAAAAATATACACTTCTTAACAAACTTCCTAACATCTATTCCAGGGCTGTCAGCCTGTGTGGAAACCTACCTCATGATTGTGACAAGGATGTTAAGGAGAAGGGGAAATAATGTTCAgcactctgccatgaagtttgttgtgtgaccttgagccaatcactatctctcagtctcacctacctcattAAGTTGTTCCGCAGATAAAATAGGAAAGGAGAAATCATGTTTCCCATCATgatctccttggagaaagggtggaatgAAACTGCTTTAGTCTAGCATCCTGGGGAAGGGAATATTTTCCTTTCTAGACCTCATGTTTCTCAAAACATACTGAGAACAAAAAGGAAGAGGATTATTGTGGGtggattctttttttcttttcttttttcttttataaaAGGAATCCAATATGCCATTCATGGGAACTCACCTTCCTCTCATTTTAGTTTATTTAAATAAGAGTAagaggttgttgttgttggtacAGATTGTAGTCTGAAGGGGGCATCAGATTCCTAGGGACTTTCCTGATTGCTGGGCCTGTAAGCCTGGCTTACAATGACCCCAAATATGGTTTATTTCTTAACATACCCTACAGGAGCAGAGCTTGGAGGTCAAAGGAGACTACAGCTTTTACTAAGGGTCCCTCTACCCTTTCCCTCCATCATTGGAACACCTCTTTTGATCTgttattttctttcttcctgaTATATTATTTTCCTTCTTCCACTCTTATATATTAGTGTGCACTGATGCACAAAAATTCCATTTTACCAACCAGTCGCATCACATTTGTTTTCCCTCACATTCTGAAGTACAGCCCCACACAAGAACCGGTATGCTTCTAACACCCACCAGTGGCACCTTGCCCAGCTCCAAATATTCATTATGTTGGTTAATAATTTTGGTTATTAATTAATGGAACAGAACTTCAGAAGGCAAACCAATCTTTCAAAGGTAAGCTTATGACTAAATTTAACTTAATGGCACAATATCCATTGATTTCAAAATATGCAAGCTTCCATGCCTTTGATCATTTACATATGGATTCTTTGTATTGCTTGGATGCTATTGGTgtcaaaacaattttatttggtaacatatgataacaaattatatttcttgcatcattaataacttcttttatctatcccatatattactttctacccacccctccccccgttacttgacccccgccggtgttatttacttaaagtactaatgtttaaaggtacccttaactaataaaaacaaaaatgtttaatgttcttttttctaagacttaatcattatcaaaaattgtccaatgtccttttattttccactctttttctacatatcttctgaactttttccactccatcttaaaaacttctaaatcatagtctcttaaaatttttgttaatttgtccattcacaccatgtcataacttttacaatccaatcccaattctctggtattttttcttgcttccacaactgcgcatataatgtcctagcagctgaaagcaagtaccaaattatagttctatcttcttttggaaatttttccatttgtaatcccaacagaaaagtctctgcaactttcttaaatttcctagaaatttcttgttgaatcatctgccaatacttttttgctctttcacaagtccaccacatatggtagaaagaaccttcatgttttttacatttccaacttctgtctggcatcttattattcatctttgccaatttcttaggagtcatataccatctatacatcattttaaaacagttctctttaatactatgacacgtcgaaagctttagagttcttccacaaatattcccaagtttccatctgtatttctttatttacattaattgcccacttaatcatttgcgatttcactacttcatcttccgtagaccattttaaaagtaatttatataattttgaaattaatttttcgttgtctccaagcagaactttttccatttctgtttgctcttttcttattccttcagttttaatgtcattctccaccaagctctttatttgttgcatttgaaaccaatcatatttattattcagctcttcagcagttttcaattctattttgccactttgtatttttaatagttgattatatgacaaccacttttcttcacccgtctcagctgttatttttatcacttctgctggcactatccataacggttttctctcatctccatatttcttatatttcatccatgtatttagcaagctgtttcttatatggtgagagaaaaagccatcttttttcccccataatacatataagcgtgccagccaaatttatttccatgaccttccaacgctaagagttttttgtttaacaacattatccattcttttatccatactaagcaaactacttcctgatataattttaagtctggtaattgaaatccgcctctatcttttgcatctgttaaaattttcattttaattcttggtttcttccccacccacacaaactctgaaatttttctttgccatctattaaattgtttactgtgtttcacaatcggaatagtatgaaacaaatacattattcttggtagaatattcattttaattgcggctattctacccaacagtgacaaattcagtttattccactttaacatatcttcatccattttacgccatagcttctcataattatttttgaacaaatcaatattcttcgttatctccacacccaaatattttaccttgaaggtaacttcacagcccgttagtctctgcaattcttgttgcttatttatttgcatatttttacatagaagttttgatatttctttattaatacaaagtcctgccaactccccatattcttgtattttggctaataacaaaggtgtgacttgtatggacaatattgactttgatggactgagggtctgattcagtatacggcagcttcatatgtactgtctggtccttttaactggaggtgctggggattgaacctgggaccttctgcatgccaagcagatgctctaccactgagccacagcctctgccCTAAACTGATATATAGTTAGGCATATTGTTATGACACTATCAGGCGCCCCAAGTCCTccgcttttattttttttccccaaaaagcaATTTTCTAGCCCTTTCATGTGAAGCTATGGTTCTTTTCATGTGAAGCTATGGTTCTATGAGAGGAGCTAGAGAATtaaagctaggaattcagagaacctgatagaTTGATTGTTATAATAGTAATATTCAGttgctggtttgtttgtttttttaaataagccCCAGTGTGTGGGATAAATGGCCAGCAGAGAGGACAAGGGCAGGGGAATTGCTGGGAATTACGACATACAAAAGCCACATTGCTTCTTCACTATATcaactgctgcagcagcagcaatgtGCAATTCACAGAGAAGCATCCCCATATGGAAAGCACCCTGGGCTTGCAGATTTTCACTTATCACTTAAAAGAGCCAGCAAGTGTGATGTCTGCTAATTAATCCAAATCACATCCAGAGAATAAATTTCTATTCAGTTTTATTCTACCCCTTTCGCGTTACAGGCCTCTGAAGTAAGTTAGTCTGCAAGATAGCAACTGGCCTAAGAACCCCCTAGTCAGCTTCCTTGCTGTGTGGAGATTTGAATCCAGGGTTTCCCAGTGGTAGTCTGACAATAATTGTCTTAATACATTGCCTtacattataccacactggctaaATCTTGACCCTCTGATCATATTTTCCAGCACTAGTATATCCTAGATGCAAACGCTCCAATATGGAGAAAATTATCTGTACTTCAGTCCATCCCATTTGAGATCAATGGAAGGAGTCAGTCACCATTCATTTAAGTCTTACCGAAACCAGTTGTTCTAAGTTCATTCATTGAGATTACATGAATTCCCCCTGATTTCAGTGAGACAAACATAGCTAGCATTCTCTGGATCAAGGGCAATATGTTCATTTCAAATTAGACAGGATGTTTCCTAATTACAGTAGAAACATTTGCCTACTAAACCTGATATGGATGTCTTAACAAGAAAGAGTATtatgagggagaaaaaaaattgcaacaagttcatttgtttttattgttctcCCTATCTGAAACACACAAAACAACAACTGaagaatattttaattttaaaaaagatgatTTCAGATATAATTATTCCATTGCTTTTAATAGCATAAATAAGGACATTTTAGAACAATTATTTTCTTAAGCACTTGAAGATTGTCCAAACTGACATTGAAATAATTAAGATACCTTTTTATCCTGTTGCTGGAGACTAATATTGTCCTGTGGGAAAATCCATGCAAATTTAGAAATATGGTTGctttaaaaggaggggggagagagagaaagtggtCTTGAAGTGTCCTTCTCTGAAGATGCTGTTTTCTAGCTGCAAACCTCCTCAAGCTCACTGTATGGGGATGAAGCTAATGAAGTTTTAGATTCTCCATCACTGTTGCATTCCTTTTCCAAACCAAGACCAGGAGCAACTGAGGCCTCTGCAGCTGGATGGGCTGTCTTAGTAGTCCCTAGAGGATCACAGTCTAACAAACTTTGAAGGTGCTTGATGTAGTTTATGGCCGCTTTCAGAGTCTCTACTTTGCTGAGACGCTTGTCAGCAAGCTCCTTGGGAAGATGGTCTCGCAGGCGAGCGTAGCCCTCGTTCACACAACGAACCCGTTGTCTCTCCCTCTCATTCCTCTTGCGGATAAAAGCAGGCTCAAAAGAATAGTCATAGACTCCGACGTATCCAGAAAAGGGTAAGTAGGAAAACCTTCCAGAGTATCCACTGTAGGCTTGGTGGTCCCAATATGTTGGATCAAAGTGGATAGGAACACCAAAAGGTTCTCTGAGTGGTACCCCATGAGGATTTGCATGGCTGCTCCCAAGGGATGCTGGTCCTGGGAATGAAATCCTGTTCAGTAGCCCATCATCTTTACCACTTCCCATTCTGCAGTTATGCAGCAGCAACTTCCAACAGCAGCTCTATTGAATTAATCCATCAATAGGAAGGTCCAATTGCTAAAAGTACCGCCTTGCAAGGTACAATATTTTTTCTGCTAACAAAGTAGTAGGTAGATGCCCAAAGTTTGCAGCAGCAATGATGAATCCAGAGCTTCGCTCTATGTCTAAAAATCAACTCTGTGCCTGGATCTGTTATTACAGGGGCAGGATGCCTTCTAATTTATAAGGAGGTTCCTAGGACCATCACTCCGCACTTTAAACCCAGGTTTTCCTCTGATCTTCATATTTCAAAAGATAATGAGAGGGTTCCTTCTGTTCCTTTTCTCCTAGCTTGGATGTGTGTGACTTTAGAGGTAACACTAAACATAAATAATCTTCCAGGCTGTAAACACTCCTCATGTATTGTAATCCATAGTGCCCTTTGATATTACCTGTCTCCAAAAGGATGGGTAACTTGAAAAGTTTACATCTGCCAAGCATTGCCAAAGCTCCTCCTTCTTGAGAGCCAGGGATCTCTTGACAGCTGAAAAATTAGCCAAGGGGGGCAGTCTTTGTTGTTTCTGCTGTTCTAGTGTAATGGAAACAGCTCCTGGATAAGTTTGCAGAGTTATAGTGTATCTGACTATTTGGTGTGTGTTAAAAACCTCATATGAAAGCAGGGAAAAGAGCGCTCCCTTGTGGTTGAAATTGTGTCCAAGAAGACAAGTAGCCATGCATCATGAAGGAGGATTATTCTGTCATTTATGTTTTTTGAAACTACCAAGGATATTTTCTCAAGGAAATAATTACAGTTGCATATTCTGTGCAAGAGATCCCTTATTTCTTGTTGCTATGGACTCAAACAATCCTAACAGCCTGCAGGACACCAGGAATCAAGGCATTCTGTATTGCAGTTATGAAGTCCAGTGCTGAGCAGATCTGGACCACAGTGGTCTATATATAACATCATGGCAAAATCCTTCAATACGTTGCtgtggtgggggaaggaagaaataTACTGATTGATGGGGGAAATCTTCACAAAATTTTATTTCTGAGTAAATGTCACAATTACAATGTCTGTTATGCTGGCAGAATgttctaaacagagttacccACTCCTAAGTCAGTTGAAGGAAATGGGTCTGGTAGTATGCAACTCTTCTTGAGACAGCACTGTAAATTCAAGTCCCATTGACATGATGGGCCTTGTTCACTCCAACTTTCCAATTGTGGCACAATACAATcacttatttctttattttcttcgttgatagtctacctttcttgctgaggctcaaggcagattataaaattttaaaaaccagtgcAATAGAATAGTATaatacaggggtggtcaaacttgcttagaataagagccacatagaacaaacgtcagatgtttgagagccaaaagacacaaacatcagatgtttgagggaaggaaggaagagtgaaaagaaaggtggaaagaaagcaaatagatggaggagggagaggtagaaagaaagcaactttaaatgcattttccaagatgCTGGCtaacttggcttgaagaagtggtttaaagagagaaatgccttcttcaagccagctgacagggtggtgtggCCTTCAAGAGTCACACCATATGtgtaaaagccacatgtggctcctgagccacagtttggccacccctggtataatacATGCAATAAATAAAAGAACCTAAAAATTTTAATCTACCATCTGCTTAAAAGCCATTATGGATGCTGGCTATAGACATTTATGTCTCCACAAAGTTTCCTGGATTGGCTACCTAGTTCTATTGTTCTATGATTCATTCTTAGTGGATTAGGTCAGGAGGGTGGAGAGATGTTAATACAcccttttcttttggtttttcAAAATTCAGCaggattttagaaaaaaaaataagatacTCCAGGGCAGCATGTTATTATGCAAGATACCTCCCAAAAGCTGTAATCCTCCCCATATGGTAACTTGTGTTTCCCATTCAAATTCATGAGGCAAGTTAGATACAATTAACTTAAGCTCCACTGGTTTAAATGTGACTTGTTTATGACTAACTTTGGAAGGAACTTCTTCTCTTCTGTTTAGCCAGATTTTAAAAGCCAGAATTACATTTCATTTGACAGTAAGACAAACTCTTTACCTTGCCATTAGATGTTCATTTCAATGTTTACTGTAAATAAGGCTCATCTAATACTTCTGAGATGATGAGTTCTGGCCTGTATACATGTGACACAGCCATTTCATGAAGAATTTTTTTTGTCTTGCACACAAAGGAGGCAATTTTGTAAGAATAATAAAATATTTGCTTCAGGAACTAGAAAAGGTTGTGCATAGTGAACACTTGCTTCAGCAACAAATAGAAAAAATATTAACAGGTTTTATGGTATATATTCTACTAAGTAGCAAACAattttctgggaaatctgatgttACTGTGTAACCGAGAACAGACTACATATTTTATGGAACAGTCTATGTCTTACCTTGATACAGACTCTTCATGGGGGTGCTCCATACTGTAGCTGTCCAGCTCACCTCAAACTGCTGCTGTTACATGGAGAATTTCTATGCCCACAACATGAAACATCCCTGCTACCAACTTCTGCCGTAAGATATGCTGTCATTCTTGAGGTAAACAGCTCCTTCCAGTACATATACCAACATTTTGCTTGGCACTCAGGGTCAGATCTCTGCTCAGGTGATCAGGGCACTGGCAGCCCTGCCAGTGGCATGGGATAAAGCAGCAGGTGTGGTTTATTCCTATCATCACCTCCCAGACCAGCACAGCCATGGTCTGAGTTCAAGGCAAATCTCTGATAGGCTGGCAGAGCCAAAGGGACATGGCTTGCTCCAAGCATATCTAGCCAGGTGCAAAACCCTATTCACCGCCCCCTCTTTTTTTGTTTGCTGGCCCTCAAACATCTTCACAGGTATATGTTATAGGGGCAAAAAGTTGCCTACTCTGTGACAAAATAAACATGTATTTTAATAGCCTCCTCACAACAACAAAGTGATGTAGATGATGATCATTAGATCCCCATTTTATGAACTGTTGGTGTTTGAGTTATGCCATCTCTGTGTTCTGTAATGTTTTTACTTTGTATTGAGGCCAAcaaataggtttgccagctccaggctgggaaatttctggagattttgggctggagtgtgaggaaggcagggtttggagagggaagcgATCTCAGCCAGataaaatgccatagaggccaccctccaaagcaaccattttctccaggggaggtggtCTATATCATCTGGGGATCAGCTCTAATTaagggagatctccaagtcctacctggtggttggcaaccctaacaccacATAAGCCCTGTGATATAGATGATGAAATCAACAGAGGTACCtaaaactccaggttgggaaattcctaaagatgtggggatggagcctgaagagggcagcaTTTTGGGAGGTACTTCATTGGGAAAGAATGCCATACAATTCcctctctaaagcagccattttctccagtgggagCCAATCTCTGCAGTTTAAAGCAGAGGTTCCCAATCAccgggccacagaccagtaccggtccgtggcctgatATCAACCAGGCTGCACTGCCCTTTTGCCCACCTGGTACCCAGAAGGGCAAAAGAGGTGGTGCAGCCTCGCTCCgaagctgccttcctttgcaggggagccagcctcagagcaaggccatCCCACATCTTTCGTCCGCCTGGTCCtgggctggcagaaggggcagcgtGGCAACGACCTtcccctacccctcatttaaagacccccccccccttatttgcGGGAGTCATTaaatgggagggagaggcagatcgGTTCCTTCTGCCCAccacctagtggggaggtggcGGAAGCAGCCCCaggctccctcccccatttacaGACCCTCATGGGGGGACAGGAACAgaggtggcaaaaaccccagcactgcccccctcccctggaaaaattgttttccaggtaaccagtccctggtgcaaaaaaggttgggaacaGCTGGTCTAAAGAGCAGCTATAATTTCCAGACATCTCCAGGCCCTAtaaagagttggcaaccctagggatctGGCCCATTTTATGCAGACATAAAATttgccctgctggattagaccactgTTCTATCTTCTAGTcaaacatcctgtttcacacagtggccaatcagttactCTTCAGAGCCAACGAATTATTCAGAGGCCAAGGCATTCCCCTAAAGAAACTGGATTGTAACACTTTTTTAAAGCAACGATATTGCGGGATTATCTACGGTAAAAGAAAGCGTGTACCTTTATAAACTGTCCACGAAGCCCTGGAGATGTTTTGATTTCACTTGTTCCCTATTAAGATCAAAAGGTAGAGCTGCGGACAGCTGAATGCCTACGCAAGTCCTTTCCTGTAACCCTATTTCCTGCACCATCTCATCCAGTagcactttatttttaaaattccagcaggagctgaaCTCCAGTTTGGGGTATTTTTCTATCTTTCTGTCGCAGAAATATgtgcattcttttttaaaagttgcccGTGCAGTTTGGGTGCGCTAGATGACTGCAGCTTGACGCTACCGTTCACACACCAATTACTGCCTGACTGTAAAGCGTCCTATAATGTATGTACAGGGAGCGAGGGGGAAGCCAAGCAGCTTTTTTTGGCGGGAAGAGTCTGCACGGCGGGAGGAGCGCGCCAAGCTAAACGCGGCCGCCgttttctaaagcagggggaggatggAGCACTGGCAGGAAGGGCGGTGCGCGGGGTCGCTTCCTGGATGCGGAACAAAGCGGAAGCAATCGCCGTACCGAGCGCGACCCTCCTGTTTTCATCCCTCCCCCAGTTTCCCGCTCTCTTTACCTCAGGCAGGGGCTGTTCTGAGGTTGTGCCGCCACGCCCTCTGGCGGGGGCGCGCTGGTTTCCTGGCGCCGCGGTGGGCCGTGAGGAGGCCGCGGCGGTCGTTgtgggtggcggcggcggcggctccgAGGCCTGGGTTGGGCTGCAGGGGGAATGCAATAGACCCATGCTTGG
This window encodes:
- the ASCL4 gene encoding achaete-scute homolog 4 gives rise to the protein MGSGKDDGLLNRISFPGPASLGSSHANPHGVPLREPFGVPIHFDPTYWDHQAYSGYSGRFSYLPFSGYVGVYDYSFEPAFIRKRNERERQRVRCVNEGYARLRDHLPKELADKRLSKVETLKAAINYIKHLQSLLDCDPLGTTKTAHPAAEASVAPGLGLEKECNSDGESKTSLASSPYSELEEVCS